A window from Mangifera indica cultivar Alphonso unplaced genomic scaffold, CATAS_Mindica_2.1 Un_0038, whole genome shotgun sequence encodes these proteins:
- the LOC123206479 gene encoding ubiquinol-cytochrome-c reductase complex assembly factor 1-like, producing the protein MLPRCSRALASLKYVTQRNHFHCVSRQSYAMSFSSSAAAVAPAPTPAKQMVNLDKLFWSKPCSLALAPDSPHRIGEPHYEGVKRLILKLMLFYSKQSKSIRGANVIYRRVVAQVDKPTIYDVFNMEKTFRVTFSLLVLHMWFVLRRLKEEGKEGVELGQYLYEIYNHDVELRVSKAGVNLLLSKWMKELEKIFYGNIVAYDAAMLPEAKQDELQNVIWRNIFSDDGTSKPDATALRAVQAMTRYVRREVSCLSLTDKEAMFSGNFMFSPLETTASGPLRK; encoded by the exons ATGTTGCCAAGATGTAGCAGAGCACTCGCCTCACTAAAATACGTAACACAGAGAAACCATTTTCATTGCGTTTCTCGCCAAAGCTATGCtatgtctttttcttcttctgctgCTGCTGTAGCTCCAGCTCCTACTCCTGCCAAACAGATG GTAAATTTGGATAAATTGTTCTGGTCTAAGCCTTGTTCTTTGGCTTTGGCACCGGATTCCCCCCACAGAATTGGGGAGCCGCATTATGAGGGCGTTAAGCGTTTGATTCTCAAGCTCATGTTGTTTTATAGTAAACAAAGCAAGTCTATTCGGGGCGCAAATGTTATATATCGGCGAGTTGTTGCACAGGTTGATAAACCTACCATTTATGATG TATTTAATATGGAGAAAACCTTTAGAGTGACATTTTCATTGCTTGTACTTCATATGTGGTTTGTTCTGCGTCGCTTAAAAGAAGAGGGTAAGGAAGGTGTTGAGCTTGGTCAGTATCTGTATGAGATCTACAATCATGACGTCGAGCTGAGAGTATCCAAAGCTGGG GTTAACTTATTGTTGTCAAAATGGATGAAGGAGTTGGAGAAAATATTCTATGGAAATATTGTTGCTTATGATGCTGCGATGCTTCCAGAGGCTAAACAGGATGAGCTACAAAATGTAATATGGAG GAACATATTTTCTGATGATGGTACTTCAAAGCCAGATGCTACTGCATTACGGGCAGTTCAG GCTATGACAAGGTATGTCCGTCGGGAAGTCAGTTGTCTGTCTCTAACTG ACAAAGAAGCTATGTTTTCTGGGAATTTTATGTTCAGCCCCTTGGAGACTACCGCATCTGGTCCATTGAGAAAGTAA